The sequence below is a genomic window from Nicotiana tomentosiformis chromosome 6, ASM39032v3, whole genome shotgun sequence.
TAATAGTAAATAGAATGTTAAAAATGATTTCGTACATTTTGAATAGCATATTGTGAAATAGGAAAATGGCTTGGTTCATGTTTTTTCCAAGCTCTCATCTGGTGATCTACATTTTTAACCACTAAGTAGATTGTCAATAACTTCATACTTTGAATAgttcaaatttatcttataaaaaCAACAACTACTATTACTATTGTGCTCAATCCCAAAAAAATTAGGGTCGGCTCCTAACAAGTGTAATATCACATGTTAAACTACTCTGATATACAGATATATCGATAGTACTATAACATATCACAAAAAGATGGCCGGCATATGACTAACAGTGACTTACTGCTAGTATCACATGTTAATCTTTGGCTTGCATTCATCTCCTTAAATCCAAAGATAATTTGGTTCGCCGGCACCACAAAAGTCCGCCAAATGTTCCACAAATATTGAGTACTTAGGTTTGATTTTGCCGTAGGCTTTAGTCTTCATTAATATAGTAAACTCAGTGTAGCAATAGGTGATGGTGATAATGACATGAGCTATATATATTAAGTAGGATTTAGAGCTTAAGGTCAGGGTTATGTTCCTGCAGAATACAATTTACAAAAGTTAATTCTTTGAATCAGTCATGTTTTAGGAGCGGGGTATGCCGGGAGGTTAAAAAAGACAATGtaaatttttctcttttcttataCTCAGATCTTATTTTTATGTGATGGCGTTTGGTTAGGCAAACACTTAATTTGCTAATTTGACTTAGATATTATATAGTGGTAGTAAACGAACATATGAAAATAATGACTGAACATTAATCTGATAGAGAACTGAAATTTTAAAAGGTGAAGAGCTATTGAAAGTTGTATAGACTAGTGTTATTAGTGTAATTGGTGTCAGAAACTTTGAGACTCTCAAACAAAAAAAGTGTCATGTACAAAGATGGATATGaatttaggggtcgtttggtaggttGTACAAGAATAGTGtggaataaggtgtattagtaatgcatggattagtaatgcaagcattagttatgcagatattatttcttatctattgtttggtgtggtgtattaaaattataatgcattgcataatttttaataaaaatagttagtttacaaaaatgccctccatattctcaagctttaagggactttaaggataattttatctttaaccaacctaatgcatgcattagtagcCTTGATATTACTAATGCCATGGTTTTCTATGCATTacttatacataggataataccaagtatgatgtataactaatacaaggTTGAAAAAATATACTAAACAAGGTATTAGTAATGAATAaagctaatgcttgcattattttttctaatacctcctacCAAATCATCCCTTAGAGTTAATGAGTTCGGTTTATGGAGTAGGTGTGATCTGTTTTTTATGCGCCATTTGTAAATTTTTTCATAGATATACATGAACAGAGAAAAAGCAATTGGTTCAGTCAAATCCTCGTAAATTAAAGACAAAATCGCTTCTGGTCGTATACATTGTAATGAAATGAGTATTTATTTGATTATtttagatacaacaacaacatacccttTCCGGAAGAACCTCGGCTCAGGAATATTTGATTCTTTCAGATAATTTTTCATTTTCATGAAATGTTCTATCCAATTCTAAATGAATTGTCCTCCTCACTTGGAAACTCCACCTCCACTACATTGGTTTAAACAGCTTACAATAAAACTTGTAATTTAGCCttaaaaagcaaaaacaaaataTAGAAGCCCTAACATTACTTCTTGACTCTCATATATTTCCATTTATGCATTGTAAAAATCGGCAAGTGTGCATTGTAAGCAGTAGAATATTAAAAACCATAAATTCCAACTGATGCAGTATCCTGAAACAGACATTGTAAAATACAATATGATACAATACTATGTTTCAATATATGGCAGTTTACTATTTGAAAAGATAATCAAAATATAACTAAAAAGCATTATGTTAGTATGTATTATACGTCAAAGACAAAGCAACAAATAAGCAATGACAAAGAAGTGTTCTCTTAGAATAGCATGATTTTCTTGATCTgatatgttttcatttcatttcatttcactccaaaacttatGGCTTCTTGGGGTTACATCCTTattctttatttcttgtttccTCTGATTTCCCCTAAAATTACAAGAAATTTGGCTTCTGGTGCACCTACACAGTTAACTAATATCTACCCTTTTCCATGCTCGGATCACATCAAGACGTGCAGCGCTTTCCTCTATCAGCATAATGGCCTATCAAAACAGAATATAACCAAACTTTACTCTGTCAATGCATCAGCAATTAAGCCGATTAGCTACGATGACAGACAAGACTACCTAGTAACTGTACCTTGTACTTGTAAAAATGTTAATGAAACTGTTGGATATTTCTATGACACAAGTTACAAACTACAGCTATTGGATACATTTGCAAATGTTTCTAATAACATATATAGTGGCCAGGCTTGGAAAGTTGGAGGAGAAGAAGAAAGTTACAAAGCTGAGGATGTAGTAACTATGCATCTCTTGTGTGGATGTGTAGAAGATGGCCAAAAAACTGTAGTGACATATACTGTTCAGCAGCGCGATACGCTATCAAGTATTGGAGATTCACTTTCTTCTCAAGTTAGTGATATAGAGAAGTTGAATCCTTCCTTGACAAGTCCACAGTTTGTAGATATTGGATGGCTTTTATATGTGCCCATGTATAAAAATGGAGTTCCTCTACCAAATACCGGTCAGTTATACAGTCAAATCTCTCTATAATAGCCTCGTTTGTTCCAGATTTTTTTGGTTGTTATAGCGAAGTGCTATTACAgggaatatatattataacatagcaTGGAAATTGATTCCAAAAGGaattgacttttatagtgaagggTTGTTATATAtcgatgttgttatagagaagtcTGTCTATATGTACAATTATTACATAGAAATTTACTTTCCACTGCCTCATTTTCCCCATCATTCAGCAGGAAAGAAGCACGAGGCGCACAAATGGACGATATTAGTTGGAATATTATCAGCTGTGACAGTACTGTCAATGTGTACAGTGATGATATTTATTATCAGGAGAAATAGATTGCAGAAACGCGCCAAGGAAGATCGTGCAGCTATTTCCAAAAGCTTAAGTACTAACAAAACCATGTCTTTGCAGAAGCAGTACATGTATAAAGATCAAACTGAAGGTTTAATTACTGTTTGTCAATTTGTTATGATAACAGGAGAAGATTGAATTATAGAAAAATTAACAAAATCAATTGATTCCAACTCTGACAGACATCCCAGTTTTTGAATCAGAAAGGCCAGTAATATACAGTCTTGAAGAAATTGCAGAAGCTACGTGTGATTTTGACGAGTCTAGAATAATTGGACAAGGTGGATATGGGAGTGTATATTATGGGACAATTGGGAAGCAGGTATATATATAGCAATTCCTTTTgttttcatttcttcatttttgcccATCAGATGCAATTAAAAGGCAATTACCACACTGATATTAGGAAGTTGCAATAAAGAAGATGAGGTCTAACAAGTCCAAGGAGTTTATTGCAGAGCTCAAAGTCTTATGCAAGATCCACCACATAAATGTGGTAAGTAAGTCAAATTGTTAGGTACTTACTTTTAGCATAACtcgtaaagttgctgccatgtgactaggaggtcacgggttcaagccgtggaaatagcctcttgcagaaatgcaggatgAGGCTGCGTACAATTGACCCTTgtagtccggcccttccccggacctcgcgcatagcgggagcttagtgcaccgggctgccttttTTACTTTTGATGAAGATCCAGAATTTATGAAGAGTTTCATCCTGTAGGTGGAGCTGTTGGGTTATGCCAGTGGGGATGATCACCTCTACTTGGTCTATGAGTACATCCCAAATGGTTCTCTCAATGAACATCTTCATCAACCAGTGCTAAAAGGTACTCTTTATAACATGTAAATTCAAACTTTGACCTCATTTTGCTACAGGATTTAATGTGACATGTAGTATAACTGAAGTTCACAAACTGTATAAGTTATAACCCTGCAAAGCACATCGAAAACTAAGATTTCGaaaagcaaaaaaagaaaaattatgcAGAATAATTAGGTAGCTTACATCAACTTGCTGTGAACCAGGTAATAAACCTCTAAGTTGGACTACAAGAACACAGATTGCTTTAGATACTGCAAGGGGTATTGAGTATATCCATGACCATACAAAATCTCGGTATGTTCATCGTGATATAAAAACGAGCAACATTCTACTGGACGAAGCCATGAGAGCAAAGGTGCCTTCTTTCGACTCTTCCTTCAAGTACACCGATATAACATTTATAacttgttgaggtttttgttatttaagatagaaatagtcttaaaatgagggtgaatgggaaatagaggaaaaaataaaaattttgagtaaattttaagtttttccctcttgacaatgagacattgtcccatattggaagaggaaaagatttttggtgggtatatatataattgctcttcttgtagctcttaaagagttaagaagaaagcaagcctcgcaccgtcgtcgtcgtcgctcccTCTGCTCCGGCTCCGGCTccggctcggctcggcttcggtcaaatgattgattaattaattttttggaccaaatttatttgttaatagtcgTTCATGCATCTTCAAAgttgactgctataaatatgtgcagca
It includes:
- the LOC104113515 gene encoding lysM domain receptor-like kinase 3; translated protein: MASWGYILILYFLFPLISPKITRNLASGAPTQLTNIYPFPCSDHIKTCSAFLYQHNGLSKQNITKLYSVNASAIKPISYDDRQDYLVTVPCTCKNVNETVGYFYDTSYKLQLLDTFANVSNNIYSGQAWKVGGEEESYKAEDVVTMHLLCGCVEDGQKTVVTYTVQQRDTLSSIGDSLSSQVSDIEKLNPSLTSPQFVDIGWLLYVPMYKNGVPLPNTAGKKHEAHKWTILVGILSAVTVLSMCTVMIFIIRRNRLQKRAKEDRAAISKSLSTNKTMSLQKQYMYKDQTEDIPVFESERPVIYSLEEIAEATCDFDESRIIGQGGYGSVYYGTIGKQEVAIKKMRSNKSKEFIAELKVLCKIHHINVVELLGYASGDDHLYLVYEYIPNGSLNEHLHQPVLKGNKPLSWTTRTQIALDTARGIEYIHDHTKSRYVHRDIKTSNILLDEAMRAKVADFGLAKLVGRTNEDEFLATRLVGTPGYLPPESVKELQITTKTDVFAFGVVLAELITGKRALIRENGDPNKMKSLISIIQEIFQDEDPESALESFIDGNIKGCYPLEDVYKMGEIADWCLSENAINRPEMREVVVALSQIRTSSTEWEASLGGDSVVFSGLFNGR